The sequence TGTTTAAGAATATCCTGATAACGCTTCTGGTGTTATTCAGTCTATCGTTGCAGGCCTTCACGGCTCGAGCTGCGGTGATTTTACAATATCACCATGTGTCGGAGCATACCCCGGCTATCACTAGCGTGACACCGACTCAATTTAAGGAGCAGATGCAGTATTTGGCCGATAATGACTTTATCGTGACGCCATTGTCTCAAGTTGTGGACGCGATTAGAAACCAGAAGCCGATAGCGGAAAATACTGTGGTGATCACCTTCGATGATGGCTACAAGAGTATTGCCGAGACGGCGCACCCCATCTTAAAGGAATACGGTTTTCCCTACACGCTATTTGTCTCGATTGAGCCGATTAAGGCGAAATACAGTGAGATGATGAGCTGGAAAGAGCTGATTGAATTGTCTAAAGAGGGGGCGGAAATAGCCAATCATAGCTGGGGACATGAGCATCTTATTCGCAAGTTGGCTGGAGAATCAGAACTGCATTGGATGTCGCGTATAGAGACTAATATTCTCAAGACAGAAGCTGAAATTAGTCATGCTACAGGGCAAAACCAC is a genomic window of Shewanella psychrophila containing:
- a CDS encoding polysaccharide deacetylase family protein, which encodes MFKNILITLLVLFSLSLQAFTARAAVILQYHHVSEHTPAITSVTPTQFKEQMQYLADNDFIVTPLSQVVDAIRNQKPIAENTVVITFDDGYKSIAETAHPILKEYGFPYTLFVSIEPIKAKYSEMMSWKELIELSKEGAEIANHSWGHEHLIRKLAGESELHWMSRIETNILKTEAEISHATGQNHKMLAYPYGEYNQALEDMLSRNGFVGLGQQSGAAGAYSSLTALPRFPVAGVYADLASLKVKMHSLNMPVLSITPNDPELKGGNWRPELRVTLDMNDIYPHQMMCFIQGQGAQKPLWLSENEFSIRAEFDVPPGRSRYNCTVPSKTKSGYYWFSQAWVRPKDDGSWRKE